One genomic window of Biomphalaria glabrata chromosome 9, xgBioGlab47.1, whole genome shotgun sequence includes the following:
- the LOC106063508 gene encoding uncharacterized protein LOC106063508 isoform X4, with amino-acid sequence MTSLGSNGINLLLVGRSRSGISSTWNSLLGRDNHCTMSEKEMRIGCKETNGNTYNFVDMPGFQMCAEDNAGNIHILDEALKLCPGEFHAILIIMSFNGRFTDEDVRFLKMLKARLGDKFVRDRCVAVFTHGDNFDTEMSEEVEPVSFIDWCMRQTGPEQLVKLFQKCQNRIVLFYNKGKNYQEKRQKSVRELLDLVFKNVLTGEKLLELKRQEIVRRILTIGIKLSGTSCAPSLTGHDFNDILLEVKQILLDIDSSGQGHSELFDLRQMVMTVNNDINYLATLNYSDRLTTKNRICDTIFMVADPKAYARRTIFS; translated from the coding sequence ATGACATCACTTGGTTCCAACGGTATCAATTTACTTCTAGTTGGTAGATCTCGCAGTGGGATAAGCAGCACATGGAACAGCTTGCTGGGCAGAGATAATCATTGCACAATGTCAGAAAAAGAGATGAGAATTGGCTGCAAAGAAACCAATGGCAACACTTACAATTTCGTAGACATGCCCGGCTTCCAAATGTGTGCCGAAGACAATGCTGGGAACATACACATTCTAGATGAAGCCTTAAAATTGTGCCCAGGAGAGTTTCACGCTATCCTGATTATCATGTCTTTCAATGGGCGATTCACAGACGAGGATGTTAGGTTTCTGAAGATGTTGAAAGCCAGACTCGGAGACAAGTTCGTCAGAGATCGGTGTGTAGCCGTATTTACCCACGGGGATAATTTCGATACGGAAATGTCCGAAGAAGTAGAACCCGTTTCTTTTATTGACTGGTGCATGCGCCAAACTGGCCCGGAACAGCTCGTAAAACTGTTTCAGAAATGCCAGAATAGAATTGTCTTGTTTTATAACAAGGGGAAAAACTATCAGGAGAAGCGACAGAAGAGTGTAAGGGAGCTATTGGATTTGgtattcaaaaatgttttaacgGGCGAGAAACTTCTGGAACTAAAACGGCAAGAAATAGTCAGACGAATTCTTACAATAGGGATAAAACTCTCGGGTACTTCCTGTGCTCCGAGCCTGACCGGCCATGACTTTAATGATATTTTATTAGAAGTGAAGCAGATATTACTTGACATTGACAGCTCGGGTCAAGGTCATAGTGAGCTGTTTGATTTAAGACAGATGGTCATGACAGTCAATAACGATATAAATTACCTGGCCACGTTAAACTATAGTGATCGACTGACTACCAAGAACAGAATTTGTGACACTATTTTCATGGTTGCCGATCCCAAAGCGTATGCGCGGAGAACAATATTTTCTTAA
- the LOC106063508 gene encoding uncharacterized protein LOC106063508 isoform X3 encodes MKCLLFSLSQDIQQRIVTLRHVHFTVIAAVICMKMTSLGSNGINLLLVGRSRSGISSTWNSLLGRDNHCTMSEKEMRIGCKETNGNTYNFVDMPGFQMCAEDNAGNIHILDEALKLCPGEFHAILIIMSFNGRFTDEDVRFLKMLKARLGDKFVRDRCVAVFTHGDNFDTEMSEEVEPVSFIDWCMRQTGPEQLVKLFQKCQNRIVLFYNKGKNYQEKRQKSVRELLDLVFKNVLTGEKLLELKRQEIVRRILTIGIKLSGTSCAPSLTGHDFNDILLEVKQILLDIDSSGQGHSELFDLRQMVMTVNNDINYLATLNYSDRLTTKNRICDTIFMVADPKAYARRTIFS; translated from the coding sequence aaGATGACATCACTTGGTTCCAACGGTATCAATTTACTTCTAGTTGGTAGATCTCGCAGTGGGATAAGCAGCACATGGAACAGCTTGCTGGGCAGAGATAATCATTGCACAATGTCAGAAAAAGAGATGAGAATTGGCTGCAAAGAAACCAATGGCAACACTTACAATTTCGTAGACATGCCCGGCTTCCAAATGTGTGCCGAAGACAATGCTGGGAACATACACATTCTAGATGAAGCCTTAAAATTGTGCCCAGGAGAGTTTCACGCTATCCTGATTATCATGTCTTTCAATGGGCGATTCACAGACGAGGATGTTAGGTTTCTGAAGATGTTGAAAGCCAGACTCGGAGACAAGTTCGTCAGAGATCGGTGTGTAGCCGTATTTACCCACGGGGATAATTTCGATACGGAAATGTCCGAAGAAGTAGAACCCGTTTCTTTTATTGACTGGTGCATGCGCCAAACTGGCCCGGAACAGCTCGTAAAACTGTTTCAGAAATGCCAGAATAGAATTGTCTTGTTTTATAACAAGGGGAAAAACTATCAGGAGAAGCGACAGAAGAGTGTAAGGGAGCTATTGGATTTGgtattcaaaaatgttttaacgGGCGAGAAACTTCTGGAACTAAAACGGCAAGAAATAGTCAGACGAATTCTTACAATAGGGATAAAACTCTCGGGTACTTCCTGTGCTCCGAGCCTGACCGGCCATGACTTTAATGATATTTTATTAGAAGTGAAGCAGATATTACTTGACATTGACAGCTCGGGTCAAGGTCATAGTGAGCTGTTTGATTTAAGACAGATGGTCATGACAGTCAATAACGATATAAATTACCTGGCCACGTTAAACTATAGTGATCGACTGACTACCAAGAACAGAATTTGTGACACTATTTTCATGGTTGCCGATCCCAAAGCGTATGCGCGGAGAACAATATTTTCTTAA
- the LOC129928188 gene encoding zinc finger CCCH domain-containing protein 13-like has product RKRVIERERERSREKKESDRERMRAIERERERS; this is encoded by the exons agaaagagagtgatcgagagagaaagagagcgatcgagagagaaa aaggagagcgatcgagagagaatgagagcgatcgagagagaaagagagcgatcg
- the LOC106063507 gene encoding uncharacterized protein LOC106063507 — protein MKETLNIVLLGKTCNGKSSTGNTLLNRKAFQVSCDKTSCTTLPLLEVSDIMGVRLKVVDTPGLMDTSGTRNEDTILNVCCGMSLCPDGFDALVLVLDYNNIFSTEEPETIRILKTFFGECFVRDYCVVVITHGDNFDLDRSEDEKPISFKEWCLELKHPVGIAQLFEECQYKVVLFYNKGPVYASQREAAVKEFIDLLQKIKGRYTNEYFNSCAAQREKFIQESRKPELRSCIQELLSLLICDIDEILNSRHSERVELTKLKRHVNELIMRVDGQTESLGFMDNLKSKLFLIRDRIENIDSQRMKKELESLKQAIQKLKNPSVDWTKLWYKIASVMSTIFKAAGILMQTNSKWSELGKVFCSAGELMDTTQKEISS, from the coding sequence ATGAAAGAAACATTGAACATTGTTTTACTGGGTAAAACTTGCAACGGGAAAAGCTCCACTGGAAACACATTGCTGAATCGCAAAGCTTTCCAGGTAAGCTGTGACAAAACTTCCTGCACCACGCTGCCATTGCTGGAGGTGAGTGACATCATGGGGGTCAGGCTTAAAGTGGTGGACACACCGGGCCTTATGGACACCAGTGGCACGAGAAATGAGGACACCATTCTCAACGTCTGTTGCGGAATGAGCCTGTGCCCCGATGGATTTGACGCACTTGTGCTGGTACTCGACTACAATAACATCTTCTCTACAGAAGAGCCGGAAACTATTCGCatcttgaaaacattttttggagAGTGTTTTGTCCGAGACTATTGTGTGGTAGTTATCACACACGGAGATAATTTTGATCTGGACAGATCCGAAGATGAAAAGCCAATTTCGTTTAAGGAATGGTGTTTGGAACTTAAGCACCCGGTAGGAATAGCTCAACTGTTTGAAGAATGTCAGTATAAAGTCGTGCTTTTCTATAACAAAGGACCAGTCTATGCAAGTCAGCGAGAAGCCGCAGTTAAAGAATTCATCGATCTACTTCAAAAAATTAAAGGGCGTTACACCAATGAATATTTCAATAGTTGTGCGGCCCAGAGAGAAAAGTTTATACAAGAAAGCCGAAAACCAGAGCTAAGAAGCTGCATTCAAGAGTTGTTAAGCTTGCTTATATGCGATATTGATGAAATTTTGAATAGCAGACATTCTGAGAGAGTTGAGCTAACGAAACTAAAACGTCACGTGAATGAACTAATAATGCGTGTCGATGGTCAAACTGAGTCCCTTGGATTCATGGACAACCTCAAGAGTAAACTGTTTCTTATCCGGGATAGAATAGAAAACATCGACAGCCAgagaatgaaaaaagaacttgaAAGTCTAAAACAAGCAATTCAAAAACTGAAAAATCCATCCGTGGATTGGACAAAACTTTGGTATAAAATCGCCTCAGTTATGTCAACCATATTCAAAGCAGCAGGTATATTGATGCAAACGAACTCAAAATGGTCAGAACTGGGCAAAGTGTTCTGTTCTGCAGGCGAGTTGATGGACACTACTCAAAAAGAAATTTCCAGTTAA
- the LOC106063511 gene encoding uncharacterized protein LOC106063511 produces MSASFEQPICDVMGDLFNSVSATMTSLPAEQIGQLEDTMVEPKLVSDELRQILEVVFYVVCNGVIGSLGCLANIVNILVFMKQGFKDSVTLSLLALALVDLLALLALVWESICMNPWFFDSQSSFSVSDVHFLTSAVPHGIFVRMAWWITTFVTFERCLCIVLPLKVKQIITPQRTVAINIALCLAILLGMSPFFIAYRFYQRPVPGENRTQLALYLVENGMYIQNIAGQFNVASQFGAFFIDLFCTLLIVHQLNSKSKWRFKSANANKVKDVLDKRDKKVIKMITLISIIFLSCLVPSFISFLVGTIYQEYSFTGKQFNLYVVTWSAILTLEAINSTVNIFVYYTMSSKYKLIFTEMFCSWKRETNCFVG; encoded by the exons ATGAGCGCAAGCTTTGAACAGCCAATCTGTGACGTCATGGGTGATCTGTTTAACAGTGTGTCAGCAACAATGACGTCCTTGCCAG CTGAACAGATTGGTCAGCTGGAAGACACGATGGTTGAGCCTAAGTTGGTCAGTGATGAACTAAGACAAATCTTGGAAGTGGTGTTCTACGTGGTGTGCAATGGCGTGATTGGCTCCTTGGGCTGCCTGGCCAACATCGTCAACATCCTTGTCTTTATGAAGCAA GGTTTCAAAGATTCGGTGACACTAAGTCTTCTGGCTTTAGCTCTAGTAGACCTCCTCGCCCTATTAGCTTTAGTCTGGGAGAGCATCTGCATGAATCCTTGGTTCTTTGACTCCCAGAGCTCCTTCTCTGTGTCAGATGTTCACTTCCTTACATCAG CTGTTCCCCACGGTATCTTTGTGCGGATGGCCTGGTGGATCACGACGTTCGTCACATTCGAGCGATGCCTCTGCATTGTCCTCCCTCTCAAGGTCAAACAGATCATCACCCCTCAACGTACTGTCGCCATCAACATCGCCCTCTGTCTCGCCATTCTCCTCGGCATGTCGCCATTCTTCATCGCCTACCGCTTCTATCAAAGACCCGTGCCTGGGgagaacagaacccagctggcTCTCTACCTCGTGGAGAACGGCATGTACATCCAGAACATCGCCGGCCAGTTCAACGTGGCCTCCCAGTTCGGCGCCTTCTTTATCGACCTCTTTTGCACCCTTCTTATCGTCCATCAGCTAAACAGCAAGTCCAAGTGGAGATTTAAGAGCGCTAACGCcaacaaggtcaaggacgtCCTGGATAAGCGAGATAAGAAAGTTATTAAAATGATCACGTTAATCTCCATCATTTTCTTATCCTGCCTAGTCCCAAGCTTCATCAGCTTCCTCGTGGGGACCATTTATCAGGAATACTCTTTCACGGGAAAACAGTTTAATTTATATGTTGTTACTTGGTCCGCCATTTTGACGCTAGAGGCTATAAATAGCACAGTCAATATATTCGTTTACTATACAATGAGCTCCAAATATAAGCTCAtatttacggaaatgttttgttCCTGGAAACGTGAAACAAATTGTTTTGTTGGTTAA